One Pleurocapsa sp. PCC 7327 DNA segment encodes these proteins:
- a CDS encoding sigma 54-interacting transcriptional regulator translates to MTIPSLVTWLQERTALSILAPNVIEAIAPILEERVVSANQCLVEEETSADGLYILRSGRLESENKSDRLRNLGLLPGTVINLQALILKQPVRDTIVTLTECEFWFLSAQKFQELIEQYPEITQTFSQQLARELEQLSSQLSFEQERQTILRPYLVTKAKRGIIGKSSYAVRLRSQIKQASENRQSVLIFGEPGLEKDNIAALIHFSSSYRRKPIIKINCSTLQANGADLFGRAGGKMGLLEAVGEGTLILNNIQELPSELLQPIAELLQTNTYIPVTRPGESLAEKKTSQARIIIISEKNIAAIASLVGHSIKVPPLRVRKGDLEDLTNYYISLICRAKGMKKSRIVPEALRRLQAYDFPNNLRELANLLERAIVQLQGCADITEEVIWPSQGKKKQFRLNLLNAYPVLRQFLRSSWWPDRINYGFTLTAFALLNVILFVGPQTRSQNFALNLFWAWWWPLVLMVFPFFGRVWCAICPFMIYGEVTQKLSLWLFPRQLKKWPRQAAEKWGGWFLFGLFALILLWEELWDLENTAYLSSCLLLLITAGAMIFSAIFERRFWCRYLCPIGGMNGMFAKLSMTELRAQQGICSAECTTYQCYKGGSQKGEGMETNGCPLYSHPAQLEDNRDCVLCMTCLKACPHRSVEFNLRPPGIELWTTHVPRSYEVALLLLLLDLVFLHRLPEIQQRLRFHLDLTQFWTHFWVSVVALSLPALIPLVGYGVMRLIYQATQKIKPRRFVELAYGYLPLVLAGNLAHYLRLWLGEAGRILPVSFATFGLSGEGLPILVVHPAVTAFLQGTTLVAGVILSVILTQKIARQPFKLLLAQHLCTALLAIGMWKIIVGY, encoded by the coding sequence ATGACTATTCCCAGCTTAGTAACATGGTTGCAAGAACGGACAGCTTTAAGTATTTTGGCTCCCAATGTCATCGAAGCAATTGCACCGATTTTAGAAGAACGAGTCGTATCGGCTAACCAATGTTTAGTTGAGGAAGAAACTTCTGCCGACGGACTTTATATCTTGCGATCGGGTCGTTTAGAAAGCGAAAATAAGAGCGATCGCTTGCGAAATTTGGGTTTATTACCTGGAACGGTTATTAACTTACAAGCGCTAATCTTAAAGCAACCCGTTCGAGATACGATCGTTACGCTGACTGAATGTGAATTTTGGTTCCTTAGCGCCCAAAAATTTCAAGAATTAATCGAGCAATATCCCGAAATTACACAAACTTTTTCGCAACAACTCGCGCGAGAACTCGAACAATTATCTTCTCAACTAAGTTTTGAACAAGAACGCCAAACAATTTTGCGACCCTATCTCGTTACTAAAGCAAAACGAGGAATTATTGGCAAAAGTTCCTATGCCGTGCGACTGCGATCGCAAATCAAACAAGCTTCAGAAAATCGGCAATCGGTTCTTATTTTTGGCGAACCTGGATTGGAAAAAGATAATATCGCCGCGCTCATTCATTTTAGTTCTTCCTATCGCCGCAAACCAATTATTAAAATTAACTGTTCTACCCTACAAGCTAACGGGGCAGATTTATTTGGTCGTGCGGGCGGAAAAATGGGCTTACTCGAAGCAGTAGGAGAAGGAACTCTCATTTTAAATAATATTCAGGAACTACCCTCAGAATTACTACAACCCATTGCAGAATTATTGCAAACAAATACTTATATTCCCGTTACTCGTCCGGGAGAATCTTTAGCCGAGAAAAAAACTTCTCAAGCGCGAATAATTATTATCTCTGAAAAAAATATTGCCGCGATCGCATCTTTGGTTGGGCACTCAATCAAAGTTCCGCCGTTGCGAGTTCGCAAAGGCGATTTAGAAGATTTAACTAATTACTATATCAGCCTTATCTGTCGTGCGAAAGGAATGAAAAAAAGCCGCATCGTACCAGAAGCATTACGACGGCTACAAGCCTACGATTTTCCGAACAATTTAAGGGAATTAGCGAATTTACTCGAACGGGCGATCGTCCAATTACAAGGATGCGCAGATATTACCGAAGAAGTTATTTGGCCCTCCCAAGGTAAGAAAAAACAATTTCGTTTAAATCTTTTAAATGCTTATCCAGTCTTGCGTCAATTTCTCCGAAGTTCTTGGTGGCCCGATCGCATTAATTATGGCTTTACTTTAACGGCTTTTGCTCTCCTTAACGTCATTTTATTTGTTGGACCGCAAACGCGATCGCAAAACTTTGCCCTCAATTTATTTTGGGCGTGGTGGTGGCCCTTAGTATTAATGGTTTTTCCTTTTTTTGGACGGGTTTGGTGTGCGATTTGCCCGTTCATGATTTATGGCGAAGTCACCCAAAAACTCTCTTTATGGTTGTTTCCCCGCCAATTAAAAAAATGGCCCCGACAAGCAGCAGAAAAATGGGGCGGCTGGTTTTTATTTGGCTTATTTGCTCTGATTTTATTGTGGGAAGAACTTTGGGATTTAGAAAATACTGCCTATCTATCTTCTTGTTTGCTGTTATTAATTACGGCGGGAGCGATGATTTTCTCTGCTATTTTTGAACGGCGTTTTTGGTGTCGCTATTTATGTCCTATCGGCGGCATGAATGGCATGTTTGCCAAACTTTCGATGACAGAATTACGGGCACAACAGGGAATTTGTTCGGCTGAATGTACGACCTATCAATGTTACAAAGGAGGTTCTCAAAAAGGAGAGGGAATGGAAACAAATGGCTGTCCTTTGTATTCCCATCCAGCGCAATTAGAAGACAATCGAGATTGCGTTCTTTGCATGACTTGTTTGAAAGCTTGTCCCCATCGTTCGGTAGAGTTTAATTTGCGTCCTCCAGGTATTGAATTATGGACGACTCACGTTCCTCGAAGTTATGAAGTTGCCTTGCTGTTGTTGTTATTAGATTTAGTCTTTTTGCATCGCTTGCCAGAGATCCAACAAAGGCTCAGATTTCACTTAGATTTAACGCAGTTTTGGACGCATTTTTGGGTATCGGTGGTTGCGTTAAGTTTGCCCGCATTAATTCCCTTAGTTGGCTACGGAGTAATGCGATTAATTTATCAAGCGACTCAAAAGATTAAGCCTCGCCGTTTCGTCGAGTTGGCTTATGGATATTTACCCTTAGTTCTCGCTGGAAATTTAGCCCATTATTTGCGACTTTGGTTGGGAGAAGCAGGCAGAATCTTACCCGTCAGTTTTGCAACGTTTGGTTTATCAGGCGAAGGACTGCCAATCTTAGTCGTACACCCAGCAGTAACGGCTTTTTTGCAAGGAACTACATTAGTCGCTGGCGTTATTTTATCGGTTATCTTGACCCAAAAAATTGCTCGTCAGCCTTTTAAATTATTGTTAGCACAGCATTTATGCACCGCGTTACTAGCAATTGGTATGTGGAAAATTATTGTGGGATATTGA
- a CDS encoding glycosyltransferase yields the protein MKIAIISSGFLPIVDGVTVTLINRIHRLSKDGHQVLLLCPDYSSLEKIYPNWRKYTGNILPRVKVINLPSNSLMGLNFDRNVTKQSYQIVLEKLHEFQPDIIHVDEPERLFVGFLKTPGVDFAKENHLPCISFFHTNFLEYGKDYFSTPAWLDIILKWIFQLPLAWIYNQYDATLVSSSITAQKLSRMGIKNVVRGSFLGIDLAQFNRDLRCEKFFEERYGISDIAQKVKLVFLGRLTPDKGWKFTINALFEMAKKVDFKTIAVIIAGDGSMRDEIAKKLGKLTPNLYFLGRIPHEEIPALLVNCDVHITTSEKETRGLTILEAFAAGIPAIAPCAGGIPDSIQDGWNGFLYEPQNCDDFAKKLEKLIDDPSLRQVMGARGREYIAEYSWDNAVRNLLQIWEEKIAARRANNY from the coding sequence ATGAAAATTGCCATTATTAGTTCTGGATTTCTTCCTATTGTCGATGGCGTAACAGTTACTTTAATTAACAGAATTCATCGACTCAGTAAAGATGGTCATCAAGTTCTGTTGCTCTGCCCCGACTATTCTTCTCTCGAAAAAATCTATCCGAATTGGAGAAAATATACGGGTAATATTTTGCCGAGAGTAAAGGTAATCAACCTTCCCAGCAATTCTTTAATGGGACTAAATTTCGATCGCAATGTTACTAAACAATCTTATCAAATCGTTTTGGAAAAGTTACATGAATTTCAGCCAGATATTATTCACGTTGACGAACCAGAGAGGTTATTTGTTGGGTTTTTAAAAACGCCTGGAGTAGATTTTGCTAAAGAAAATCATCTTCCCTGCATCAGTTTTTTTCATACAAATTTTTTAGAGTATGGAAAAGATTATTTTAGTACGCCTGCTTGGTTAGATATTATCCTGAAATGGATATTTCAATTGCCTTTAGCTTGGATTTATAACCAATACGATGCAACTCTAGTTTCTAGCAGCATCACCGCTCAAAAACTCTCGCGAATGGGCATTAAGAATGTTGTACGGGGAAGTTTTCTTGGTATCGATCTGGCACAATTTAATCGAGATCTTCGTTGCGAAAAGTTTTTTGAGGAGCGTTATGGGATATCAGATATTGCACAAAAAGTAAAGCTCGTTTTTTTAGGACGTTTAACCCCAGATAAAGGATGGAAATTCACAATAAATGCTTTGTTCGAGATGGCAAAGAAAGTCGATTTTAAAACTATTGCGGTTATTATTGCTGGCGATGGTTCGATGCGAGATGAAATTGCCAAAAAATTAGGCAAGCTAACGCCAAATCTTTACTTTTTAGGAAGAATTCCTCATGAGGAGATACCTGCTCTTTTAGTTAATTGCGATGTTCATATAACAACTTCTGAGAAAGAAACTAGAGGATTAACTATTTTAGAAGCATTTGCTGCTGGAATTCCCGCGATCGCGCCGTGTGCGGGAGGAATACCAGATAGTATTCAAGATGGTTGGAATGGGTTTTTGTACGAACCGCAGAATTGCGACGATTTCGCCAAGAAGCTCGAGAAACTAATCGACGATCCCAGTTTACGACAAGTTATGGGAGCAAGGGGAAGAGAGTATATTGCCGAGTATAGTTGGGATAATGCTGTTAGGAATTTACTTCAAATCTGGGAAGAAAAAATAGCCGCAAGGCGAGCAAATAATTACTAA
- a CDS encoding DUF5050 domain-containing protein translates to MNKNLCCLSIAIALGGIVAGGALSGDRNLTNSKATSLIAAFPVANLKSPLSIAIDPINRKMYWIDGEGKQVQRANLDGSNAETAIVTGLENPRDIALDLRRGKIYWTDKGRNKIQRASLRDGSRLEILVSGEMEGLENPEGIAIDYVNAKMYWVNSEPPRILRADLDGNRVEFLTTTNVKNPRDIALDIKRGKMYWIDAGTKMIQRANLDGTNTEIVLSGLNNPRELALDLTNNKIYWTDEETDAIARATFKGTPMEILVSRNSNGLKSPHGIALDISRGKMYWSDRETRKIQRANLDGSNVEDLAIGVGE, encoded by the coding sequence ATGAACAAAAATCTTTGCTGCTTATCGATCGCGATCGCTTTGGGAGGTATTGTTGCCGGAGGTGCCTTAAGCGGCGATCGCAACTTGACGAATTCAAAGGCAACTTCTCTAATTGCAGCATTTCCAGTCGCAAATTTAAAGAGTCCTCTGAGCATCGCTATCGATCCCATCAATCGCAAAATGTACTGGATTGATGGAGAAGGCAAGCAGGTTCAACGGGCAAACCTGGACGGAAGTAATGCCGAAACCGCGATCGTGACAGGATTAGAAAATCCGAGAGATATTGCTCTCGATCTTAGACGGGGCAAAATCTACTGGACTGACAAAGGTCGCAATAAAATTCAACGAGCAAGCTTACGAGATGGAAGTCGGCTTGAAATTTTAGTCTCTGGAGAGATGGAAGGACTAGAAAATCCTGAAGGTATTGCGATCGATTATGTTAACGCTAAGATGTACTGGGTTAACTCCGAGCCTCCAAGAATTTTACGAGCCGATTTAGATGGAAACCGAGTTGAATTCTTAACAACAACCAATGTAAAAAATCCAAGAGATATTGCTCTCGATATTAAAAGAGGCAAAATGTATTGGATTGACGCAGGAACGAAAATGATTCAGCGAGCGAATTTGGATGGAACGAATACAGAAATTGTCTTGTCTGGACTTAATAATCCCAGAGAACTCGCTCTCGACCTTACTAATAATAAAATTTACTGGACTGACGAAGAAACTGATGCGATTGCGCGAGCGACTTTTAAGGGAACGCCGATGGAAATTTTGGTAAGTCGCAATTCTAACGGACTCAAAAGTCCCCATGGAATTGCCCTCGATATTTCTAGAGGGAAAATGTATTGGAGCGATCGCGAAACTCGTAAGATTCAACGCGCTAATTTAGATGGGTCAAATGTCGAAGATCTCGCGATCGGTGTTGGCGAATAA
- a CDS encoding photosystem I assembly protein Ycf4, with protein sequence MAAQAKAKDSTILRQEVLGSRRLSNYWWATVAAVGGVGFLLAGLSSYLKVNLLVVSDTRGLQFVPQGVALLFYGVTGSLVSLYMWLTILWNVGGGYNEFNKETGKFKIFRWGFPGKNRRIEIECPIADVQSVKADIKEGINPKRALYLRVKQRRDIPLTRVGQPIALSELENQGAELARFLGVPLEGL encoded by the coding sequence ATGGCAGCACAGGCAAAAGCAAAGGATAGCACCATCCTGCGTCAAGAGGTGTTAGGTTCTCGCCGATTGAGTAACTACTGGTGGGCGACTGTTGCCGCCGTCGGCGGTGTAGGTTTTCTTTTAGCAGGACTTTCTAGCTATTTAAAAGTTAACCTTCTCGTCGTGAGCGATACGAGGGGATTGCAGTTTGTCCCCCAAGGAGTGGCATTGCTGTTTTATGGGGTAACGGGTTCTCTAGTCAGTTTGTATATGTGGTTGACGATTCTATGGAATGTTGGCGGAGGTTATAACGAATTCAATAAAGAAACGGGCAAATTCAAAATTTTCCGTTGGGGATTTCCTGGAAAAAACCGACGCATTGAAATAGAATGCCCCATAGCAGACGTTCAGTCAGTCAAAGCAGATATTAAGGAAGGAATCAATCCCAAACGGGCACTGTACCTGCGCGTCAAGCAACGCAGAGATATCCCTCTAACTCGCGTCGGACAGCCTATTGCCTTGTCAGAGTTAGAAAATCAGGGAGCAGAACTCGCTCGTTTCCTGGGCGTTCCTTT